Sequence from the Ignavibacteria bacterium genome:
ATTTCTGATATCCTGATAGACGACGGTGTTATCACGAAAATTGCTCCTGAAATTGAATTAAACGACTGGAATGTGGATATCCACGATTACTCCGGATGTGTAGCGGCACCCGGTTTTATCGACATTCATGTTCATCTCCGTGAACCCGGAAGAGAAGATGAAGAAACTGTGGAAACAGGATGTGTAGGAGCTGCAGCCGGCGGTTTTACAGCAGTTGCATGCATGCCAAACACCGATCCGGCGATCGATTCAGCCGAAATAGTTGAATCAATTATCGCAAAAGCAGCTAAAACACCCGTCGATGTATTTCCGGTCGCTGCCGCAACTATGGGTCGAAAAGGTGAAAGCCTCTCCCCTGTTGGTGAATTGAAGGAGGCCGGTGCAGTAGCTTTCTCTGATGATGGAGTCGCCATTAAAACAGCATCAATCCTAAGAAAAGTAATGGAATATGCCTCCATGTATGACCTTCCTGTCATTGAACACTGTGAAGACGAGTCTCTTGCCGGTGGTTCGATGAATGAGGGATTAAATTCAACCCGCTTTGGGCTCACCGCGGTTCCACCGATAGCCGAGGAACTGACCGTTGCAAGAGATATCATGATGGCTGAGTACACAGGTGCAAAAGTCCACATAGCTCATATCTCAACCGCAAAGGCAGTCCAGCTCGTTAGAGAAGGAAAAGCTAAAGGAATTAAGGTAACGTCAGAAGTAACTCCACACCACTTTATTCTTACAGATGACTGCTTAGCAGATTACGACACCAATTTCAAAATGAATCCTCCCCTTCGAACATCAGACGATGTGAAAGCAATGATTGAAGGCCTGAAAGACGGCACAATCGATTGTATAGCATCTGATCATGCACCGCATTCCATTGAAGAAAAGGAAATGGAGTTTGAGTATGCTCCGAACGGTATTCTTGGACTTGAAACCACTCTAAGCCTCACTCTCCATCATCTTTACCATGGTGGAGTCTTGTCTCTCAATCAGATTATTGAGAAACTGTCAGTTAATCCCAGAAAATTGCTTAAAATCCCAATACCTGCTGTAAAGGAAGGTGATAAGGCGAATTTGACGATTTTTAATCCCGATGCTGAACGAATGGTGAAAGTATCAAGATTCAAATCAAAATCGAAAAACTCCCCTTTTGATGGATATGTCCTAAAGGGCAGCCCGGTGGCAATCTTCAACAAAGGCAAACTGATCACTGCTGAATAAATTCTTTCAAGGGAGGCTGTTTTGTGCAGTCTCCCCGCTGTTTTCAAACAATTCTCCTCTTTTTTATACATCTGTTCAATTTTGTAAACAATCACCTGCCGTAAACTCCTTTAATACCGCCTGAAACAGCAATTATGGTTTTGGCACAGTTGTTGCAGTATAAGTGCAGAAACATTTTAACAAGAGGTGATACCATGAAAAAGACTGGTTTAATTTTAGCAATAGCAACAACAATCCTGCTTCTGTCGGGATGCAGATTCAGAAACGACTTCTTTAACGATCCGTATTATGACGATCGGGCTCCATCGGTTCCAAAAAATGTTGAAGTACTCAATGGTGACGGAGTTGCTACTGTCATCTGGGATCACAGCCCCGAATCAGATGTAAAAGGCTACAGAGTCTACTCTTCATCCAGCTTCAGTGGTCGATACGAATATATCGCAACTGTTTATGGAAATCAGTATGACGATTATGGTGTAAGGAACGGTGACCAATATTTTTACGCTGTTACTGCTTACGATATTAACGGGAATGAATCAGACTTGAGCTACGAAT
This genomic interval carries:
- a CDS encoding dihydroorotase, which encodes MQTLLKSLRIIDPELGLDLISDILIDDGVITKIAPEIELNDWNVDIHDYSGCVAAPGFIDIHVHLREPGREDEETVETGCVGAAAGGFTAVACMPNTDPAIDSAEIVESIIAKAAKTPVDVFPVAAATMGRKGESLSPVGELKEAGAVAFSDDGVAIKTASILRKVMEYASMYDLPVIEHCEDESLAGGSMNEGLNSTRFGLTAVPPIAEELTVARDIMMAEYTGAKVHIAHISTAKAVQLVREGKAKGIKVTSEVTPHHFILTDDCLADYDTNFKMNPPLRTSDDVKAMIEGLKDGTIDCIASDHAPHSIEEKEMEFEYAPNGILGLETTLSLTLHHLYHGGVLSLNQIIEKLSVNPRKLLKIPIPAVKEGDKANLTIFNPDAERMVKVSRFKSKSKNSPFDGYVLKGSPVAIFNKGKLITAE